One Natronosalvus rutilus DNA window includes the following coding sequences:
- a CDS encoding DUF7344 domain-containing protein, with protein MDESTEAVTNTFSILADSVRRCVLYYLDEQETSVSFDRLATRVAAWHTDSDPDTVDDATLSEIRTALYHVHLPKLTEAGYIEWDADTHTIRRGPNFDENAPLLQLVADHENELAAV; from the coding sequence ATGGACGAATCAACCGAGGCGGTAACCAATACGTTCAGTATATTGGCAGATTCCGTTCGTCGATGCGTCCTGTACTACCTCGACGAGCAGGAGACTTCAGTCTCCTTCGATCGCCTCGCCACTCGGGTTGCTGCTTGGCACACCGACAGTGACCCGGACACCGTCGACGACGCCACCCTCTCCGAGATACGCACGGCCCTATATCATGTACACCTACCCAAACTCACCGAGGCAGGCTATATCGAGTGGGATGCGGACACCCACACGATTCGGCGAGGACCCAACTTCGACGAGAACGCGCCGTTACTTCAGTTGGTGGCAGATCACGAAAACGAACTGGCCGCGGTGTAG
- a CDS encoding Lrp/AsnC family transcriptional regulator, translated as MDDNPLDDVDRSILHQLQLNARQTDTEIAEKVDVTSTTVRNRLDKLEGTGVIRGYHPEINYEEAGYPLHVMFVCTVDPNDLESLAEQILDVRGVVTTRDLLGGERNVHVEVVAGTVREIEEIRNELAGLGMTINSSEIISETQVQSWDHFYPRTGPDADQDDDTDDGSVTDQG; from the coding sequence ATGGACGACAATCCACTCGACGACGTGGACCGGAGCATCCTGCACCAACTCCAGCTTAACGCCCGCCAGACCGATACGGAGATCGCCGAGAAGGTGGATGTGACCTCAACGACGGTCCGGAACCGCCTCGACAAACTCGAAGGTACGGGCGTGATCCGAGGCTACCACCCCGAGATCAACTACGAGGAAGCGGGCTACCCCCTCCACGTCATGTTCGTTTGCACGGTCGATCCGAATGACCTGGAATCGCTGGCCGAACAGATCCTCGACGTTCGCGGTGTGGTGACCACCCGCGATTTGCTTGGGGGCGAACGGAATGTCCACGTCGAGGTCGTCGCCGGCACGGTTAGGGAGATCGAAGAGATCCGCAACGAACTGGCGGGCTTGGGCATGACGATCAACAGCTCCGAGATTATCTCCGAGACGCAGGTCCAGTCATGGGATCACTTCTATCCACGGACGGGCCCCGACGCGGATCAGGACGACGACACCGACGACGGGTCAGTCACCGATCAAGGATAG
- a CDS encoding bacterio-opsin activator domain-containing protein: MATEATFTVPSDQFPLGTVFTQLPDVTVELERLIPSQDVVIPYFWVRGTEVDDIEAAFAAHPGVRDIQLVDSVEDEYLLRVEWSLEYDDVLSVLTETGVPLIKATGTSRRWTFDIRGDTRSDLATFQSRCRELEIPVTLTELHALTPVETGTEAALTDKQQDTLVFAHERGYFESPREVTMEELGDELGISQQAIASRLRRGIKHTLGSTLPETVESK, encoded by the coding sequence ATGGCGACTGAGGCGACCTTCACCGTTCCATCCGATCAGTTCCCCCTCGGCACCGTCTTCACCCAACTTCCGGACGTGACGGTCGAACTGGAGCGACTGATCCCGTCACAGGACGTGGTGATCCCCTACTTCTGGGTCCGAGGAACGGAAGTTGACGACATCGAGGCGGCGTTTGCTGCCCACCCGGGTGTGAGGGATATCCAACTCGTCGATTCCGTCGAGGACGAGTATCTCCTGCGCGTCGAGTGGTCGCTCGAGTACGACGACGTGCTGAGCGTACTAACCGAGACCGGCGTTCCGCTCATCAAAGCAACCGGCACGAGCCGTCGGTGGACGTTCGACATTCGCGGGGACACGCGAAGCGATCTTGCAACCTTTCAATCTCGCTGCCGAGAGTTAGAGATCCCGGTCACACTGACGGAACTGCACGCCCTGACGCCGGTTGAGACCGGAACCGAGGCAGCACTCACTGACAAGCAACAAGACACACTGGTGTTCGCCCACGAGCGTGGGTACTTCGAATCCCCGCGCGAGGTGACGATGGAAGAACTCGGCGACGAACTCGGCATTTCCCAGCAGGCCATCGCGTCTCGACTCCGCCGGGGGATCAAACACACCCTCGGAAGTACCCTCCCCGAAACAGTGGAGTCGAAATGA
- a CDS encoding M24 family metallopeptidase has translation MAPAYPQLTTYLNEAGTDGYLINADGEDSNQYYLSGFRAMGNFVTLYVNGEVRLLVPDMAYARANTEGDGDSVRRFSEFDYGSKVLEHGPARAGPIVTTEFLAENDIDSVSVPASFPNGAADVLRAHGVNVVTDYDDTVGDIRALKTEVEIEHIRETQRANESAMAVAERMLERAAVESGVLHLDGEVLTSERVRRAIEVTLLEEGCALDECIVASGAEGATAHAVGTGPISAGDPVIVDIFPRNKESQYFGDVTRTFVKGEPDAKVREWYEVTREAYETALETIQPGVTGEAVNEAVCDVFEREGYPTLRTDEATEDGFTSATGHGVGLDVHEKPKLSWGGGELRPGHVVTVEPGLYEQGIGGVRLEDLVVVTETGYENLTDYSRELGVM, from the coding sequence ATGGCTCCCGCTTATCCACAGCTAACGACATATCTCAACGAGGCAGGAACCGACGGGTATCTGATTAACGCCGACGGCGAGGACAGCAACCAGTACTACCTCTCCGGCTTCCGCGCGATGGGGAACTTCGTCACCCTGTACGTCAACGGGGAGGTACGCCTGCTCGTCCCTGACATGGCGTACGCGCGGGCGAACACCGAAGGCGACGGCGACAGCGTGCGACGGTTCTCAGAGTTCGACTACGGGAGCAAGGTCCTCGAACACGGGCCGGCGAGAGCCGGCCCCATCGTGACGACAGAGTTTCTCGCCGAGAACGACATTGACTCGGTGTCGGTACCGGCCTCCTTCCCGAACGGCGCCGCCGACGTCCTGCGCGCCCACGGCGTTAACGTCGTCACCGATTACGACGATACGGTCGGCGACATCCGCGCACTGAAAACCGAGGTGGAAATCGAACACATAAGGGAGACCCAGCGGGCGAACGAGAGCGCAATGGCGGTCGCCGAGAGGATGCTTGAACGCGCGGCGGTCGAGTCGGGGGTCCTGCACTTGGACGGGGAGGTGCTCACCAGCGAGCGGGTCCGCCGGGCTATCGAAGTTACACTGCTGGAGGAGGGCTGTGCGCTGGACGAGTGCATCGTCGCCTCTGGGGCAGAGGGGGCCACGGCGCACGCGGTCGGGACGGGTCCGATATCGGCAGGTGACCCGGTCATCGTCGATATTTTCCCGCGTAACAAGGAGTCACAGTACTTTGGGGACGTTACCCGGACGTTCGTGAAGGGAGAACCCGATGCAAAAGTCAGGGAGTGGTACGAGGTAACCCGGGAGGCATATGAGACGGCGCTCGAAACCATCCAGCCTGGCGTGACCGGCGAGGCAGTGAACGAGGCGGTCTGCGACGTGTTCGAGCGCGAGGGGTACCCGACGCTCCGGACCGACGAGGCCACCGAGGACGGCTTCACGAGCGCCACCGGCCACGGCGTCGGGCTTGACGTCCACGAAAAGCCGAAGCTCAGCTGGGGTGGCGGGGAGCTACGGCCCGGTCACGTCGTCACGGTCGAACCTGGGTTGTACGAACAGGGAATCGGCGGAGTCCGCCTCGAAGACCTCGTCGTGGTGACCGAGACAGGCTATGAGAACTTGACTGACTATTCCCGAGAACTCGGCGTTATGTAG
- a CDS encoding alpha/beta hydrolase: MANPTQQDVSQVVSEELRFRSDDEECAATLYRPDGIEDVTPCVVMGNGFSLTRRDGLPRFAERFVDAGIATLTFDFRHLGDSDGEPRQLVDYQRQRTDLAAAVDFARTLEGIGADRIAVWGFSFAGGHVVHVAAHDDWLAAAVSMFPILDGLALAREYGLRNNARYMAAAVRASVGRRPIQMAVTGPPGAPAMLTQPEAEPGFDAVCAEDSRWRNEFLAKPSQPIVEIRPIREASNVRCPLLLCLGTEDTIAPVGPIERAADRAPQSDLRRYPIGHFDGFHDAFEEVVSDQIDFLDRHLVPSPRPDRSRIQ, encoded by the coding sequence ATGGCAAATCCAACACAGCAGGATGTAAGCCAAGTCGTCTCGGAGGAGTTACGCTTCCGGTCAGACGACGAGGAGTGTGCCGCCACGCTGTATCGTCCTGACGGCATCGAGGACGTCACCCCCTGTGTTGTGATGGGTAACGGCTTCAGTCTGACCCGCCGCGACGGGTTGCCCCGCTTCGCCGAACGCTTCGTGGACGCGGGAATCGCGACACTGACGTTCGACTTCCGTCACCTCGGGGACAGCGACGGTGAGCCCCGCCAACTGGTCGACTACCAGCGCCAGCGCACCGATCTCGCCGCCGCGGTAGACTTCGCACGAACGCTCGAGGGAATCGGCGCCGACCGGATCGCGGTGTGGGGATTCTCGTTCGCCGGCGGGCATGTCGTCCACGTCGCGGCGCACGACGACTGGCTGGCGGCGGCTGTCTCGATGTTCCCGATTCTCGATGGCCTAGCGCTGGCGCGGGAGTACGGCCTACGCAACAACGCGCGGTACATGGCCGCTGCGGTCCGCGCCAGTGTAGGCCGACGGCCAATCCAGATGGCCGTGACGGGACCGCCCGGGGCACCGGCGATGCTGACGCAGCCGGAGGCGGAGCCCGGATTCGACGCCGTGTGTGCCGAGGACTCGCGCTGGCGCAACGAATTCCTCGCCAAGCCGAGCCAACCCATCGTGGAGATTCGCCCGATACGCGAGGCATCCAACGTCCGCTGCCCGCTGTTACTCTGTCTTGGGACCGAGGACACGATAGCGCCAGTCGGGCCGATTGAGCGAGCCGCCGACCGTGCACCGCAGAGCGACTTGCGTCGCTACCCTATCGGACACTTCGACGGGTTCCACGATGCGTTCGAAGAAGTGGTCAGCGACCAGATTGATTTCCTCGACCGCCACCTTGTACCGTCCCCTCGGCCTGATCGATCGCGTATACAGTAA
- a CDS encoding PadR family transcriptional regulator, with amino-acid sequence MADSNPTDEEGASGRNPPSTGPIEFSTYNIPTDLTAFQTHLLCLIHRFGPVEGVTLQNALEDLYPEDINHGRLYPSLDRMVDSGLITKQTKEKDKRRKEYALTGRGEWVAEEYHQFVREMIAPPAE; translated from the coding sequence ATGGCTGATTCAAATCCAACAGACGAGGAGGGGGCAAGCGGCCGAAATCCTCCATCGACAGGGCCAATTGAATTTTCGACGTATAATATTCCGACAGACCTCACCGCCTTCCAGACCCATCTCCTCTGTCTCATCCATCGATTCGGCCCCGTCGAAGGAGTAACCCTCCAGAACGCACTCGAAGACCTCTATCCGGAAGACATCAATCATGGACGGTTGTACCCGAGCCTCGACCGGATGGTCGACTCTGGACTGATCACCAAGCAGACGAAGGAAAAAGACAAGCGCCGGAAGGAGTACGCTCTCACTGGCCGAGGCGAATGGGTTGCAGAGGAGTATCACCAGTTCGTACGGGAGATGATTGCTCCTCCTGCAGAATAA
- a CDS encoding DUF1643 domain-containing protein, which translates to MHKIGSFWSPAVMNLFALRSPNPDALRETADPVGPKNDDHLQAVCEEAEMVVIARGANGSLQGRASEVAGLLAGDFHALDTTKADHPVHPLYQPADADLIPWSADDLES; encoded by the coding sequence ATGCATAAGATCGGGAGTTTCTGGTCGCCAGCCGTGATGAACCTGTTCGCACTTCGGAGCCCCAACCCCGACGCCCTTCGTGAGACCGCCGATCCCGTGGGCCCGAAGAACGATGATCACCTTCAGGCCGTCTGTGAGGAAGCCGAAATGGTCGTCATCGCCCGGGGTGCAAATGGCTCTCTCCAGGGGCGGGCCAGCGAGGTCGCCGGGCTCCTCGCGGGCGATTTCCACGCGCTCGATACGACGAAAGCCGACCATCCAGTGCATCCGTTGTACCAGCCGGCCGATGCTGATCTGATCCCGTGGAGTGCGGACGATCTCGAATCGTGA
- a CDS encoding HalOD1 output domain-containing protein produces MTDTEAHDRYYPEDDQALSDAILQVIDVQKDESLTEAEFRLYDDIDPDVLNNRFQEDAHGETKVEFYTGGFKVTLWGDAVIDIHVTPQQGEGKAANA; encoded by the coding sequence ATGACCGACACTGAAGCACACGACCGGTACTACCCAGAGGATGATCAAGCCCTGAGCGACGCAATTCTTCAGGTTATCGATGTGCAGAAAGACGAGAGCCTCACGGAGGCCGAGTTCAGACTGTACGATGATATTGACCCAGACGTGCTCAATAATCGCTTTCAGGAGGACGCTCACGGGGAGACGAAAGTCGAGTTTTACACTGGTGGTTTCAAGGTAACACTGTGGGGAGATGCCGTGATCGACATTCATGTTACACCCCAACAAGGCGAGGGGAAAGCCGCAAACGCCTGA
- a CDS encoding HalOD1 output domain-containing protein translates to MVRESYTPDQDRSLTETILDAIEDCKGKALLRTDFVLYEDINPDALNSLFRHDAQPRTTVTFETDGIEVELWGDDGVEIRVTDRPVE, encoded by the coding sequence ATGGTGCGAGAATCGTACACGCCTGATCAAGACCGCTCGTTGACCGAGACGATACTCGATGCCATCGAGGACTGTAAAGGGAAAGCCCTCCTGCGAACAGATTTCGTCCTCTACGAGGACATAAACCCTGACGCCCTCAATTCCCTCTTTCGCCACGATGCACAGCCGAGAACAACCGTGACGTTCGAGACAGACGGGATCGAGGTCGAACTCTGGGGGGATGATGGGGTCGAGATTCGCGTCACGGACCGACCAGTCGAATAA
- a CDS encoding DUF7344 domain-containing protein, with protein sequence MNQGKNALLSALANQHCRSVVAYFRNASEDHASVDDVVTALARRDHADETRITIRLHHIALPKLNDVGLVDYDARTRTIRYYGHSQLEHAEESLIEYGSGILWRCE encoded by the coding sequence ATGAACCAAGGAAAAAACGCTCTTCTGTCCGCGCTCGCCAATCAGCACTGTCGGTCCGTTGTTGCATACTTCAGAAACGCGTCCGAAGATCACGCCTCTGTTGATGACGTTGTTACCGCACTCGCCCGACGTGACCACGCAGACGAGACGCGGATTACGATACGACTTCACCACATTGCACTTCCCAAACTGAACGACGTTGGACTCGTTGACTACGACGCGCGGACTAGAACGATCCGATATTACGGTCACTCGCAACTCGAACACGCAGAGGAGTCCCTCATCGAATATGGCTCCGGAATATTGTGGCGGTGTGAGTAG
- a CDS encoding succinylglutamate desuccinylase/aspartoacylase domain-containing protein — protein sequence MSQTRARDNFRRNMEGDFGPLDVTVRGPGEPKVVVVAGVHGDERSGIRAVNRLREADLDLQRGVAFVLANPEAIEAGERYLDSDLNRVFPGDPDGDREERIAARLCEFVEGRTTLSLHGTAAEPTPFALIHSAQEREFTLASQLPVPRIVDHWGINEETITACGFTVEIELAAANTDEIAEAAEHQARSFLKRVDALPGDPLNVDSEHFHMSEPVPKPDGSSYEVHVENFERVPRGAVYASVDGRELTADEVFWPIMLSAEGYDDIFGYRGQKIGESLDDVRETWIGGARNPRDSE from the coding sequence ATGAGCCAAACCCGTGCTCGGGATAATTTCCGCAGGAACATGGAAGGAGACTTTGGTCCGCTCGATGTAACTGTTCGGGGACCAGGAGAGCCCAAGGTGGTGGTCGTTGCCGGCGTTCATGGCGACGAGCGGAGCGGTATCCGTGCGGTGAACCGCCTGCGCGAGGCCGACCTCGACTTGCAACGAGGCGTTGCGTTCGTTCTTGCCAACCCAGAGGCGATCGAGGCCGGCGAACGCTACCTCGATTCAGATCTCAACCGAGTCTTTCCCGGCGATCCAGACGGCGACCGAGAAGAACGGATCGCAGCCCGACTCTGCGAGTTTGTCGAGGGACGGACAACGCTTTCATTACACGGCACTGCTGCGGAACCGACGCCGTTCGCACTGATACACAGTGCTCAGGAGCGTGAGTTTACATTGGCCTCGCAACTACCCGTGCCGCGTATCGTCGATCACTGGGGGATAAACGAAGAGACGATCACGGCGTGTGGGTTCACCGTCGAAATCGAACTCGCCGCAGCAAACACCGATGAGATAGCTGAAGCAGCCGAACATCAGGCCCGTTCGTTCCTCAAGCGAGTGGACGCGCTTCCCGGCGACCCACTCAATGTGGATTCGGAACACTTCCACATGAGTGAGCCCGTTCCGAAGCCTGATGGGTCCTCCTACGAGGTACATGTCGAAAACTTCGAACGCGTTCCCAGAGGGGCCGTCTACGCGAGCGTGGACGGACGGGAACTGACCGCTGACGAGGTGTTCTGGCCAATCATGCTGTCCGCGGAGGGGTACGATGACATCTTCGGGTATCGAGGACAGAAAATTGGCGAGTCGCTGGATGATGTTCGGGAGACGTGGATCGGTGGAGCTCGAAACCCGCGGGATTCCGAGTAG
- a CDS encoding SPW repeat domain-containing protein yields MSNTPTDTGTDSDAGSARNRETLNTDMMQWLSALVALIGLYLVASPFIFESTDAATWNDTLVGTGIFLLAGYNFYRLSKDRLASVAVASLTILLGLWTAIVPYVMEMGSNELAIGTTLSGLAVAALSAYNAYANGKADAPDHVRTRA; encoded by the coding sequence ATGAGCAATACACCGACCGACACCGGAACGGACTCCGACGCTGGGTCAGCCCGGAACAGGGAGACGCTGAACACAGACATGATGCAGTGGTTGAGCGCCCTTGTCGCCCTGATCGGACTATACCTCGTCGCCTCGCCGTTTATCTTTGAGTCGACAGACGCAGCGACGTGGAACGATACGCTCGTCGGAACAGGTATCTTTCTGCTTGCCGGGTACAACTTCTACCGACTGTCGAAGGATCGATTGGCAAGTGTCGCCGTTGCATCGCTGACTATCTTGCTCGGCCTTTGGACAGCGATCGTCCCATACGTCATGGAGATGGGGAGCAACGAACTTGCAATTGGGACCACACTCTCCGGCCTGGCTGTCGCTGCCCTTTCGGCCTACAACGCATACGCGAACGGGAAAGCCGACGCACCAGACCACGTCCGCACTCGCGCCTGA
- a CDS encoding HalOD1 output domain-containing protein, translating to MSAGDRPGAEPSFDSTTIHLRRTYDWSATAPSIAAIEALAHLENIDPTELTTIFETTLHDHVDPEALDTLVRDGKLGSVTVTIDRSQLLFDGNELVVSEVSTPSSE from the coding sequence ATGAGCGCGGGAGACCGTCCGGGGGCTGAGCCATCATTTGATTCGACCACCATCCACCTCCGGAGAACGTACGATTGGTCGGCCACGGCACCAAGTATAGCCGCGATTGAGGCACTCGCCCACCTCGAGAACATCGACCCAACTGAACTCACAACGATTTTCGAGACCACTCTTCACGATCACGTTGACCCGGAGGCGCTCGATACACTCGTTCGAGACGGGAAACTGGGTTCTGTCACCGTTACCATTGATCGGTCTCAACTGCTGTTCGACGGTAACGAACTGGTTGTCTCCGAAGTGAGCACACCGTCATCGGAGTAG